The Apium graveolens cultivar Ventura chromosome 3, ASM990537v1, whole genome shotgun sequence sequence GTAGTTATGGTAACttataatcttcctccatggttatgcatgaagaggaagtttatgatgttaaaCATACTAGTCTCTGGTCCACATGAGCCTGGTAATAACATTGATGTATTTCTACAACCATTGATTGATGATTTGCTGAAGCTATGGGAAGAAGGTGAGACAAATGTATACGATGCTAGTACCAATTCTTTTTCACTTTAAGAGCAATGTTGTTATGGACGATAAATGACTTCCCGTCATACGAAAATTTATCAGGTTACGTGAATCAGAGATATATGTCTTATCCTATATGTGGTGATGACACTGTTGCTAAATATTTATCCCATAGTAGAAAGATGTGTTATCAAGGTCACCGTCGCTATTTGCCTAGGCATCATCCTTATAGAAGGAAAAAAGTGGCTTTTAATGGCGAACAAGAATTTGGACAACCACGTCAACCCCTTTCTGGAGAACAGGTTTTAAAGCAACAAGAGCAAATTAAATTTACTTTTGGAAAAGAAGTAAAGAAGGCAAAGAAGGTAGACTATCCATGGAAAGAAAAGTCAATTtttttgacttagaatattggaGATTTCATCATGTACGTCACTGTCTCGATGTTATGCATATTGAGAAAAATATGTGCGACAATTTGATTGGGACACTGCACAAGTCTAAAGACAGTGAAGCATCTCATAATGACATGATGGAAATGGGGATTAGACTTGATTTAGCTCCGCAAGTAGGTGTAAAGAAAACTTACCTACCTCCTTCTATTTTTACTCTTACAAAGGCTGAAAAACAGAAATCACTATTATCAATGAAACTTCCGTGTGGACACACATCGAATATTAAAAACTGTGTATCAATGGCTGATGCGAAGTTGTTTGGGCTCAAGTCCCATGACTGCCACATACACCTTCAATAGTTGCTTCCGGTCGCAATCCGGTCCGTACTCCCCAAAAATGTTAGGGTTAGCATTATCAGGTTATGTTTTTTTTACTCTATGTGTAACAAGGTTGTAGATGTATCAAAACTGGAAAAATTGCAAACGGATGTGGTACTAACTGTGGGAGCTAGAAAAGATTTTTCCTCCATCATTTTTTGATGTAATGATACATCTCACCATTCATTTAGTCAGAGAATTGCGACTATATGGACCTGTTTTCTATCGATGGATGTTTCCTTTCGAACGGTTTAATAAATTGCCCAAAAGCTATGTGAAAAACTGTTTGTATCTGGAATGTTGTATAACGGAAAGATATCTTGGAGAAGAATCCGTTAAATTTTGTGCAAAGTTTGCTAAACAGAGTTGCAAAACTGTCGGTCTTCCGAAGGACCATGGCAGCAagctttctggtccattatctaCTGCAATAATAAAGTCGGTGGAAGAAAGAGAACGGGACGAGGCACATTTACATGTGTTTCCAAACAATCCTGCAGTTTATCCATATATTATGTAAGTCtgttttttaataaaaaaaattagccGACATTTTTGTTGTTTTTAATTTAGCTTGTGCATTTTGTAAGGATGCATAAGGAATATCTTGAACATATCTATGAAGGGAGAAAGAAAACCATTCAGTGGCTGATTGGTGAGCACAATCGGCTTTTTGCAGACTGGTTTCAAATAAAGGTTTATGATGAAATAGAGAATGGTGAAATTGTTTCTAAAACGATAAGATGGCTTGCATGCAAACCGTCATTCACTGTTTTGTCTTTTGTAGGCTATCTGGTAGATGGGGTGCGTTACTTCACAAAAGACAGAGATAATGCAAGGGTTGTACAAAACAGTGGTGTCTCCTTAGTAGCTAAGATGGTCAAGGTTTCCTGTGTTAAAGATTTAAATCTCATGGAGTTTGATATGACCTTTTATGGAAGGATTGAATAAATATGGGAGTTGGATTATCGTGCATTTAAAGCCCCATTATTTTTGTGTAGATGGAAAGACAGCGACAAAGGAGTGAAGATAGATGATCTTGGCTTCACACTCGTGGACCTTAGTCGACAAGGACACAAAAATGATAAATATGTGTCGTTTGACCAAGTGAAGCAAATTTTCTATGTTGAAGATCCAGATGATTCTACATGGTCAGTCGTATTAACCTCAACGAGTCGCGACTATCATGAAGTGTATAATAATGATGAATTAGGAGACACGATCTTGGAAAATCCACCTTTTTGCTCTAAAATCCCTGCATTTGATATTAAATGCTTCCTTATTTTAATCTAAATAGAAGCAGATGACTTGTAGTAAGGagatttaattagaaattaatattAACTGCTAATTCTAGTAAGGAGAtttaatttcatgttttaatcTTGCCTTGTGATTTAATCTTGCCTTGTGATTTAATTTCTACATCAAATAATATGTATCTTTTTAGCCAATTAAGAAGTTATTACCGAAAACTAAGAAACTAAATTTAATTCTAGTTAGGAGATTTTCCATTAagtgataaaaaaattaaaaatttaatattaactGCTAATTCTAGCAAGGAGAtttaatttcatgttttaatcTTGCCTTGTGATTTAATATTGCCTTGTGATTTAATATTGCCTTGTGATTTAATATTTCCTTGTGATTTAATATTTCCTTATGATTTAATATATGTATAAAATATTGCCTTATGCTAAGCTAATTACATTTTATAGATATATTGAAAAATGGCAAAGAAGAGCATTGCGCGTAAAGTCAAATTTGTGCAAGATCGGAATAAGCATGAAGAGGTAAAAGAATCAGTAATACAAGAACATGAATCTAATGCTCCACAACATGAAGCATCGCATGAAGCACAAACAACAGAACCCCCCCTGGAGGAAACTTCTAAAGCTAAAGAACCAACACCAATAATAACTAGTACACACTACACAAAGAATTCATCTTATGGATCAAAAAGAAGTGTTTGTGCTATGCACAAAGTAGTCATGAAAAGAGCTCAAGGAAAGAAGTTCAAAGTGCGATGCAATGGCATTGAAATTCCAGATGGAGATACCAGACACACATTATAGTCCTACATTGGCATGCTAGCGAGGACAATGGTTCCAATTGATATTCCTAGTTGGCTCACAGTAGCAACGgaattgaaataaaatatttGGAATGATATTGAGGTATGATCAtctttatatttttgaaattgcattccAATTTATTGTTAATGCATATAAACACACAATCAGATGGTTGAATCATGTCATATAGCAATTGATTAATTAAGATAATAATTATTGTAACTTGTTTGTTTGCCATTTAATTATATAGGATACCTTCAAGGTGCCTCCAGAACTTGAGAAAACATGTCTACAGTCAGCCGGTATGAAATGGAGGCAATTCAAGACCAAATTAACTACCGAGTATGTGATGCCGTATATTGGAAAAAGGAAGAAGCTGTATAAGCCTCCTAAGAAGTATGCATTCATCGGTAAGGAGTCCTGGAGACGGTTTGTTGCAGAAAGGACCAAAAAAAAATGGCAGGCATGTGCTAGTTTTTTTATTTTGCAGATCTTTAGTCTTgacatattttttaaaaatctaatGCATTTCTACGATTTATTTGGatgcagaaaataaataaaaagaaaagtGAAAGAGTTCATAAGAGAAAGTATCCTCATAGACTGTCAAGAAAAGGATATATTGGtctagaagaagaagaagtaagaTTTTATTAGCATTATGTAATTTCGGCACGACATCATCTTCATTTTCTACTCACGattagtcaattactttctatACTTGACATCGTGAATGGgagatattttttaatattaatttacatttacatttttaatatttaatttttaatcaGGTGAAATCAGGGCGATTGAAGCTGGGAAAAAAACCTAATCGGGCAATTTTTTAGAAAAAGGCTCGTATGCCAAAGGACCCGGCGGTTGTGATTGATGAGGATCTTGCGAAGAAATTTGATAAAATTGTAAGGCCATCTGCAATGCTTCTTGTACTCTGTAGACATTGACAAACCTACTCTTCACAACCTGATAAATTGTTAGCGTGTTAACATGATTCTTTAGTCGAGATGCAAGAAAAAGGTGAATTCAAACCATCCGGAAGCAATAATATTCTCTCTACCGTACTAGAAACCCCTGAGCATTCAAGTAGGTTTCATGGGATTGGAAGTTTTGTAACCACAACAACTTATTTCAATTTACCGAGAGGGGGAAATAACTGAATTAGAAAAGATGAATTGATCGCCCGTGATAAAAAAAGGGAGGAGGAATTTGAGAAAAGAACGGAGGAATTTGACAAAAAATAGAAACTTTGATGTCAGAGATTGCAAAATTAAGGGCACTGATTGGGGCATCAAATCTTCACTTGTCACCAAAGTTTTCTGAGGGAGATATTTATCGAGGTGCAAAAAAAACGGCAGATGATTTGACTGCAGAGCGAGTAGCTGCAGAAGAGTTGATAGAAAATGAAGGTGCCAATGATTGTATTGCTGTTGATACAATTGACCCTCCACCTCCAGCACATGAAAAGGTAAAAAAATATATGCAAGTTTTATGTCCGGAGCATGCTCTTGTTTCAGTGGACAGAATTATTCAAGGAGTTGCCCAGGTTCCGGTACCAATAGATGGTGAGATAGTGACGGTCGAACAAACAGTTGGCTCTCTTCTAGCCTGGCCTCGAGATTTGATAATCTACGCTCCCTATGGTCCTACTCATGTTCAGATATATATTTTCTTAATGCTTCTTTATAATATTGATTTAAGGAACCTTGAAATTAAAGGAACCTTTAAtcataattttatatttttaatcgAGAAAGAGAAAAGTAAAGGAACCTGCAAAGAAGGGTGAGCTGCAAATTGTGCAAGACCTTTTTGGTAAGGTGGTGTAGAGTGATAACGTGCCTGAACGATACAAGATGTTGTATAAACATGCAAGCTATTTTATGAAAGCAACTGGAGCCTCCGTTCCAATTTCTTGTGATTTTGATGTGTTTGAAGTAGAAAGAACCATATTCTTATTGCATGAAAATATAATTGCACTCTCGGAATTTAAAATGTTAGGACAAGCAGTTATATCAACATATATGTCATAagtttcttttgttttttatTGTCAATCTTGTCTCATTTTACATTTTTAAggataattatatatattataaatgtATAAAACTTTTTTGGCAGGTTCTTGTGTACCATGGTTCATGACAGGAAGAGTTTGGACATGTACGCATTTGTTGATCCATCGAGATATAAGTTTAATGCTTAGTTTGAAACTTATATTGTTAGCAGACTAAATGATAGTGTTCTTCACTTCATGCCTTTTAATTAGAAGTATGTCAAGTGTTTCAATatatttgtttaatttttttattaatttttaatccTCATATTGACCTTGATCTAATGACAACAGTATGCACTGGATGTTGGTCGTAATTTGGGAATCAGAAATTTTTTTCCTCAATTTATTGTCACATGCGACCCGTTTTCCAGGACTAGAAACTGCATTAACGGggtaattaatatttttttagcATAGGTATTTGATATTATTCTATCTCTACATCTTTTTAGTTTTTAATTTGACAATATTCTTAATTTTTGTCTATAGAGCAGTTAGGTCTTACAATGCTCAAAAGGGAAGGGTGATAAAAATCCCAAAATTGTAAATCTCGCTGTAAGTAATTTTGAACTTTAATTTAATAGGTTCTTTGTACTTTATTTTTTTTACTTTGTTGATTGATTATATATTTGGTATTATCGGAATAGGGCTGCCCTATACAGCCTGGTGGCACTGAATGTGGATATTATGTTATGCGATATATGAAAGATATCATGGAAGACAAATAAATGAACTTCTTTAAATTGgtaatatttattcatttaatttttgTTACTTAACAGAGAAATGAATTGTTAAGTACCTATTTCTTTTACTAGAACAATTTGTTTACTATTGTTTTTTCTTTTTGTTAAATGTGCACAGTGGGCCAGCAAGAATCAGAAATCCTACAGCAGGAAGGATCTTGATGTTGTTCGTATGTAGACTCTTGGCTATATCGAAGGATTCATGTAGCTACCTTCTTTGCTTCTCTAAATTTCAAGAAATGAAACCGATGCTTATTAATTATATCGAAACATTTGTAAACTTATCATGATTGTTGTCGATATTATGGTCGTATAATTATGGTACTTTGAGGTTGTACACGCGTAGCGCAAGCTGTTGATATTGTTGTTATGCTGATGGCTACTGGTAATGAAACAATTTGATACTTTAAGGTTGCTATATGGATTTGGTGTTAGATTTAGATAGTATTGTTTTGGTTTGATCTTGTGTTGGCTTGCTGGTGATTTGGTTAACTTAGGTAGGCAGTTTTGTATGTTTTGGTTTAGAAACCATTTGTTAATTTTTTCCATTTGGAATGttatgtgttagatatatttgataatgtcatgtgtaatatgatttgtgtttagttttcagatattacctaacaggacaaatcaatacttaactggaaatcagcacttatactgaagacaaaacttaagatatcagaactgaagttatcagaacttaagttatcagaagatatttatcaggagataatatcaggacttaagatgactttcagataaggcaggcggctgattgaaaagaaagaagatcgagactaagacagaaagaattatgcatgaagaaagaattctatgaagaatagaatacttggaagaaatgataattagttgatatattttaggaagtagaattatattctatatcaattagaatttatcttataactgtgtagtatataaacacagacatagggtttacactataagtgttatcattatcgaagttattattctttgtaaccctagcagctctcgtgataatttgttcatcactgagagaggacagttccatattgtaacagagtttattgtgttgaataaaatctgttttctgttacttgagttcttatattcgatttgattgtgctaaacactgtattcaacccccttctacagtgtgtgtgacctaacaagtggtatcatagcgatctgttaacacacaaacagtttaagagccaaaaacaatcatgtctgaagaagaaactccaaccaagcccaccaaaactaaagaacctccaaagaacataacccatagtcgatatgagactataagagttcctgTGTTGAAACCtttgagtattccatatggaaagtgaagatgactatatttctggaagctacagatccagaatatctcgacatgattaatgaaggaccacatatgccagccaaactctctgtggaagttgcaggtcagccatcaaagtctgtaccaaaggagaaaagtgattacactgctgaagatatctcatcgattgcgaaggatgcaaaggtaagacacttgctgcatagtgccattgataatgtcatgtcaaatagggtaattcaatgcaagactacaaaagagatatgggatgctttggaaacaaggtgtcagggaactgatttcaatcaagaagaacaggaagactatactcactcaagagtatgagcactttgactcaaagcctgatgagtcattaactgatttatatgacagatttgtcaaactcttaaatgatttgtcactagttgacaaagagtatgatattgaagattcaaatcttaaatttctgttagctcttcctgaaagatgagatttgaaggccacaataataagagacaactataatcttggtgaaacaactct is a genomic window containing:
- the LOC141714687 gene encoding uncharacterized protein LOC141714687, whose translation is MKRKFMMLNILVSGPHEPGNNIDVFLQPLIDDLLKLWEEGYVNQRYMSYPICGDDTVAKYLSHSRKMCYQGHRRYLPRHHPYRRKKVAFNGEQEFGQPRQPLSGEQVLKQQEQIKFTFGKEVKKAKKKNMCDNLIGTLHKSKDSEASHNDMMEMGIRLDLAPQVGVKKTYLPPSIFTLTKAEKQKSLLSMKLPCGHTSNIKNCVSMADAKYLGEESVKFCAKFAKQSCKTVGLPKDHGSKLSGPLSTAIIKSVEERERDEAHLHVFPNNPAVYPYIMMHKEYLEHIYEGRKKTIQWLIGEHNRLFADWFQIKVYDEIENGEIVSKTIRWLACKPSFTVLSFVGYLVDGVRYFTKDRDNARVVQNSGVSLVAKMVKVSCVKDLNLMEWKDSDKGVKIDDLGFTLVDLSRQGHKNDKYVSFDQVKQIFYVEDPDDSTWSVDTFKVPPELEKTCLQSAGMKWRQFKTKLTTEYVMPYIGKRKKLYKPPKKYAFIGKESWRRFVAERTKKKWQKINKKKSERVHKRKYPHRLSRKGYIGLEEEEVKSGRLKLGKKPNRAIF